In a genomic window of Ipomoea triloba cultivar NCNSP0323 chromosome 3, ASM357664v1:
- the LOC116012959 gene encoding S-norcoclaurine synthase 1-like → MEGKPTTGWGKSLAVPSVQEIVRKDAKDVPERYIQNEEDRPLSSKISLLSSEIPIINLSLLDNGDENELRKLDFASKEWGFFQVINHGVTKEVLQNMEAAAASFFELPVGEKEKYAMAENDIQGYGQTYIVSEQQKLDWNDSMFLVTLPPKHQDMKYWPSTLVGFKEAVEQYAREIEMVTTKILANLSQLMGMEKQRLRQMHGEMKQGIRLNYYSPCAEPDLVLGVRPHSDISSISLLLQEDEITGLQIRHKESWVPVNPIPNAIVVNIGDVMEGWSNGVYKSIEHRAVTNQTKARISIAAFVIPEDQVDIGPVETMVDDHLLSRKYKSVKYIDFIRYNLARKMDGKSHTDYLKL, encoded by the exons ATGGAGGGAAAACCAACAACTGGCTGGGGAAAATCATTGGCTGTACCTAGTGTACAGGAGATTGTAAGAAAGGATGCAAAGGATGTTCCCGAACGATACATTCAGAATGAAGAGGATAGGCCTCTATCTTCCAAAATCTCTCTGTTATCATCTGAAATTCCCATCATAAATCTCTCTTTGCTTGACAATGGAGATGAAAATGAACTGAGAAAGCTAGATTTTGCTTCCAAGGAATGGGGTTTCTTTCAG GTGATAAATCATGGCGTGACGAAAGAAGTGCTGCAAAATATGGAGGCAGCTGCAGCATCATTCTTTGAACTCCCTgtgggagaaaaagaaaagtatgCAATGGCAGAAAACGATATCCAGGGATACGGGCAAACCTATATAGTCTCTGAACAACAAAAACTCGACTGGAATGACTCAATGTTCTTAGTGACACTGCCACCAAAACACCAGGATATGAAGTACTGGCCATCCACATTAGTAGGCTTCAA GGAAGCGGTCGAGCAGTATGCTAGAGAAATAGAAATGGTGACTACTAAGATTCTAGCCAATCTGTCACAGTTAATGGGCATGGAAAAACAAAGGCTAAGACAGATGCATGGAGAGATGAAACAAGGCATTAGACTGAACTACTACTCGCCTTGCGCTGAACCTGATCTCGTTCTTGGAGTTAGACCTCATTCCGACATTAGCTCCATATCTCTACTTCTGCAAGAAGACGAGATCACGGGCCTCCAAATCAGGCACAAAGAATCATGGGTTCCTGTAAATCCTATTCCAAACGCAATCGTTGTTAACATAGGCGACGTTATGGAA GGCTGGAGTAATGGGGTATACAAAAGCATTGAACACAGAGCTGTTACAAACCAGACAAAGGCTAGAATCTCTATTGCAGCATTTGTAATTCCAGAAGACCAGGTGGATATTGGGCCTGTTGAAACAATGGTGGATGATCATCTTCTTTCAAGAAAGTACAAAAGTGTTAagtatattgattttattaggTACAACCTGGCAAGAAAAATGGATGGAAAATCTCACACAGACTATCTGAAACTATAA